A genomic stretch from Hoplias malabaricus isolate fHopMal1 chromosome 4, fHopMal1.hap1, whole genome shotgun sequence includes:
- the LOC136695735 gene encoding E3 ubiquitin-protein ligase RING2-A-like, which produces MANPLSLQIPSKTWELSLYELHRTPQEAIIDSTEIAVSPRSLHSELMCPICLDMLKNTMTTKECLHRFCSECIVTALRSGNKECPTCRKKLVSKRSLRPDPNFDALISKIYPQRDEYEAHHDRVLEQLSRLHNNTALSSSIEEGLRIQALHKPQRVRKNQQESDNTTFSGGEDNADSRSHVSHDSAPSHHNSAPSSHTPEAGPSRRKRPLGSDESEGEGENPTSEIELIFHPHPLLASTQHYSNTRFVKTTANATVDHLSKYLALRIALEEQQRDTHSNTQQNTQRPADRESGPRDEQGESSLQNISEKQYTIYITTAGGQLSTLNGSLTLELVNEKYWKVRKPLELYYAPTKEQQQQQPPPQKTQPTGPSQP; this is translated from the exons ATGGCGAATCCTCTCAGTTTACAGATTCCCAGTAAAACATGGGAACTCAGTCTGTACGAACTGCACCGAACTCCTCAG GAGGCGATAATAGACAGCACAGAGATCGCAGTATCTCCCAGAAGTCTCCACAGCGAGCTGATGTGTCCCATCTGTCTTGACATGCTGAAGAACACCATGACAACCAAAGAATGTCTCCACCGCTTCTGCTCCGAGTGCATTGTTACTGCGCTCAGATCAGG tAATAAAGAGTGTCCGACCTGTCGGAAGAAGCTGGTGTCTAAGCGCTCTCTAAGGCCGGACCCCAACTTCGATGCTCTGATCTCCAAGATTTATCCACAAAGAGACGAGTACGAGGCTCATCATGATCGGGTTCTGGAGCAGCTCAGCCGCCTCCACAACAACACGGCACTGAGCTCCAGCATTGAGGAGGGGCTCAGAATACAGGCCTTACacaa gCCTCAGCGAGTACGGAAGAATCAGCAGGAGAGTGATAACACCACTTTCAGTGGCGGAGAGGACAACGCTGACTCGCGCTCACACGTCTCCCATGACTCTGCACCCTCGCATCATAACTCTGCCCCCTCTAGCCACACCCCTGAGGCCGGCCCGAGCCGCAGAAAGAGGCCACTAGGGTCAGACGAGTCTGAAGGTGAAGGAGAGAATCCCACCTCTGAGATAGAGCTCATATTTCACCCACACCCCCTACTGGCCAGCACGCAGCACTACAGCAACACCAG GTTTGTGAAGACCACAGCCAACGCAACAGTGGATCATCTGTCCAAATACCTGGCCCTGCGGATCGCCCTAGAAGAgcagcagagagacacacactccaacactcagcaaaacacacagaggCCTGCTGACAGAGAGAGCGGACCGAGGGATGAGCAAGGAGAGAGCAGTCTCCAAAACATCAGCGAAAAACAGTACACCATCTACATCACCACAGCTGGAGGACAGCTGTCT ACACTAAACGGCTCCCTGACTCTGGAGTTGGTGAATGAGAAATACTGGAAGGTGAGAAAACCTCTGGAGCTTTACTACGCTCCAACcaaagagcagcagcagcagcagcccccGCCACAGAAAACACAACCAACCGGTCCCTCACAACCATGA